A single window of Hylaeus volcanicus isolate JK05 chromosome 8, UHH_iyHylVolc1.0_haploid, whole genome shotgun sequence DNA harbors:
- the LOC128881534 gene encoding probable G-protein coupled receptor B0563.6 isoform X1 yields MQIKIKKIKQCKRVACLSKVHHSLSQEIFLIFALGRFDPASVINSFRVNCSGSNIVLRTLLSCENGNSTWNGVVDGNENVLQVTTPSLRIIYRIVIPTVVASGMFGNILVLAVLSTPAFRGIAYLYLRGLALAHIGVLVSWIPILVRLGHGMKNNYPSVFYHAHLELVAVNTFSTASVLIMACLIVDRYIFIFFPARIRGRNARKNVRSSILCSFILGFAVTAPLTGTRMVHEQQGSTGVLFVLRENTSVTGNGLWHGYIWIMEIVTRLCPTMILLLLNTVVVRRFLHLNAKKKEFQLVSEKYRTANVPEASLLTRCNRGYREEQHLATLMSVMAVCFMVTMIPSILVPLLYHGCETRDVGYHLFRAYAAAAELCNYAVYVVIYFSCSTEFREEFVKVIQNKCGRDMEEEIERPIGEIEDYSRHGTTIRLTPEQTKLNSPGSASKLNPMEEDKESELLNASDII; encoded by the exons ATGcagataaagataaaaaaaataaagcagTGTAAACGTGTCGCTTGTTTGTCCAAGGTACATCATTCTTTGTCccaggaaatatttttaatattcgcgTTGGGAAGATTCGATCCGGCCAGCGTAATAAACTCGTTTCGCGTAAACTGTAGCGGATCAAACATTGTTCTCAGAACGCTTTTGTCCTGCGAGAACGGAAACTCTACGTGGAACGGCGTCGTCGACGGGAACGAAAACGTTCTCCAGGTGACTACGCCTTCGCtgagaattatttacagaatagTGATCCCGACAGTCGTCGCCAGCGGTATGTTCGGCAATATCTTGGTGCTCGCGGTGCTGTCGACGCCAGCGTTCCGTGGAATAGCGTATTTGTATCTCAGAGGACTCGCACTGGCTCACATCGGGGTCCTGGTGTCTTGGATACCGATAC TTGTCAGACTGGGCCACGGGATGAAGAACAACTATCCATCTGTATTCTATCACGCCCATTTGGAACTAGTCGCTGTTAATACCTTCTCCACTGCGAGCGTTTTGATAATGGCCTGCTTAATCGTGGATCGATACATCTTCATCTTTTTCCCAGCTCGTATCCGTGGCAGGAACGCGCGCAAAAACGTTCGCTCTTCCATTCTGTGCTCGTTCATTCTCGGTTTCGCG GTAACCGCCCCGCTGACTGGAACGAGAATGGTACACGAGCAGCAAGGTAGCACAGGTGTTCTCTTCGTATTGCGCGAGAATACTTCTGTTACGGGAAACGGGCTCTGGCACGGTTACATCTGGATCATGGAGATCGTGACGCGCCTCTGTCCGACGATGATCCTTCTGCTGTTGAACACGGTCGTTGTCAGAAGGTTTCTCCACTTGAACgcaaagaaaaaggaatttcaATTGGTCTCGGAGAAATATCGTACAGCGAACGTTCCCGAGGCGTCTTTGCTCACCCGTTGCAACAGAGGGTACAG AGAAGAACAGCACCTAGCTACGCTGATGTCGGTTATGGCTGTGTGCTTTATGGTGACGATGATACCATCGATCCTTGTTCCATTATTGTATCACGGTTGCGAGACCAGGGATGTTGGTTACCATTTATTTCGAGCGTACGCAGCTGCCGCAGAGCTTTGTAATTACGCCGTATAcgttgttatatatttttcctgtAGTACAGAATTTCGGGAAGAGTTCGTCAAGGTCATCCAG AACAAATGTGGAAGGGACATGGAGGAAGAGATTGAAAGACCGATCGGGGAAATCGAAGACTACAGCCGACATGGCACAACGATTCGATTAACACCCGAACagacgaaattaaattctcctGGTTCTGCCAGTAAATTGAATCCCATGGAAGAAGATAAGGAATCGGAATTATTAAACGCCTCTGACATCATTTGA
- the LOC128881534 gene encoding probable G-protein coupled receptor B0563.6 isoform X2 has protein sequence MLTGILKGTLLSCENGNSTWNGVVDGNENVLQVTTPSLRIIYRIVIPTVVASGMFGNILVLAVLSTPAFRGIAYLYLRGLALAHIGVLVSWIPILVRLGHGMKNNYPSVFYHAHLELVAVNTFSTASVLIMACLIVDRYIFIFFPARIRGRNARKNVRSSILCSFILGFAVTAPLTGTRMVHEQQGSTGVLFVLRENTSVTGNGLWHGYIWIMEIVTRLCPTMILLLLNTVVVRRFLHLNAKKKEFQLVSEKYRTANVPEASLLTRCNRGYREEQHLATLMSVMAVCFMVTMIPSILVPLLYHGCETRDVGYHLFRAYAAAAELCNYAVYVVIYFSCSTEFREEFVKVIQNKCGRDMEEEIERPIGEIEDYSRHGTTIRLTPEQTKLNSPGSASKLNPMEEDKESELLNASDII, from the exons AACGCTTTTGTCCTGCGAGAACGGAAACTCTACGTGGAACGGCGTCGTCGACGGGAACGAAAACGTTCTCCAGGTGACTACGCCTTCGCtgagaattatttacagaatagTGATCCCGACAGTCGTCGCCAGCGGTATGTTCGGCAATATCTTGGTGCTCGCGGTGCTGTCGACGCCAGCGTTCCGTGGAATAGCGTATTTGTATCTCAGAGGACTCGCACTGGCTCACATCGGGGTCCTGGTGTCTTGGATACCGATAC TTGTCAGACTGGGCCACGGGATGAAGAACAACTATCCATCTGTATTCTATCACGCCCATTTGGAACTAGTCGCTGTTAATACCTTCTCCACTGCGAGCGTTTTGATAATGGCCTGCTTAATCGTGGATCGATACATCTTCATCTTTTTCCCAGCTCGTATCCGTGGCAGGAACGCGCGCAAAAACGTTCGCTCTTCCATTCTGTGCTCGTTCATTCTCGGTTTCGCG GTAACCGCCCCGCTGACTGGAACGAGAATGGTACACGAGCAGCAAGGTAGCACAGGTGTTCTCTTCGTATTGCGCGAGAATACTTCTGTTACGGGAAACGGGCTCTGGCACGGTTACATCTGGATCATGGAGATCGTGACGCGCCTCTGTCCGACGATGATCCTTCTGCTGTTGAACACGGTCGTTGTCAGAAGGTTTCTCCACTTGAACgcaaagaaaaaggaatttcaATTGGTCTCGGAGAAATATCGTACAGCGAACGTTCCCGAGGCGTCTTTGCTCACCCGTTGCAACAGAGGGTACAG AGAAGAACAGCACCTAGCTACGCTGATGTCGGTTATGGCTGTGTGCTTTATGGTGACGATGATACCATCGATCCTTGTTCCATTATTGTATCACGGTTGCGAGACCAGGGATGTTGGTTACCATTTATTTCGAGCGTACGCAGCTGCCGCAGAGCTTTGTAATTACGCCGTATAcgttgttatatatttttcctgtAGTACAGAATTTCGGGAAGAGTTCGTCAAGGTCATCCAG AACAAATGTGGAAGGGACATGGAGGAAGAGATTGAAAGACCGATCGGGGAAATCGAAGACTACAGCCGACATGGCACAACGATTCGATTAACACCCGAACagacgaaattaaattctcctGGTTCTGCCAGTAAATTGAATCCCATGGAAGAAGATAAGGAATCGGAATTATTAAACGCCTCTGACATCATTTGA